In a single window of the Portunus trituberculatus isolate SZX2019 chromosome 9, ASM1759143v1, whole genome shotgun sequence genome:
- the LOC123501152 gene encoding malate synthase, glyoxysomal-like, producing MNPPATVPKLPQPQLRERMEPNGNRKEERLRVIATHLNLARRCHKDAAQKPKPVNIGWHGTSAMEAGGVEVEPPPKGLEEAHTTLLTPPALKFVADLTRRFNTEVDLMLNERVRRKVELDVTSSRPTFMINPQAEAPDWRVEPAPRRLQDRRLDLGDVSPANTEHFVAALKCKVNGIQTDFDDGHCPTWSAQLRGLYNVYKAVYGLFPDIGDIGSLPVLMLRPRAWNMIEHNILVDGREVPGPLFDFGLLMFHCAGRLIQAESGPYFYLSKVEGANEAHLWDKIFCWAQDQLDIPRGTIKSCVLIENVLASFEMEAILYELRHHSIGLNCGIWDYSASFVNKFGHRDDFVLPDRNKYVNMQRHFLRSYMDLVVHTCHKRGAHATGGMAATMLESKDSFLVSQVTAAKLRELMAGVDGFMVYDLRLVPVMLKLYRNFGFINQIDHLRDDVKVTPPDLLQMPAGGVTLEGLKHNVAVGVLFIAAWLRGQGHYIYKGAVEDSATAEISRSQVWQWIRHRATLEVSGQVITRKLVQTLIKEFTDSADTEIAPDDAARARLSVAAEIFEEVVTKRDFPEFLTTYLNQDHTFRAHQKLSC from the exons ATGAATCCCCCAGCAACAGTCCCAAAACTTCCCCAACCACAGctgagggagagaatggagcCAAATGGTAATAGGAAAGAGGAGCGCCTGCGTGTTATAGCTACTCACCTGAACCTCGCTCGCAGGTGTCACAAGGATGCTGCTCAG AAACCCAAGCCTGTCAACATTGGATGGCATGGAACCTCGGCAATGGAGGCAGGGGGTGTGGAAGTGGAGCCACCACCCAAAGGTCTGGAGGAGGCACACACCACCCTGCTCACCCCTCCTGCCCTCAAGTTTGTGGCTGACCTGACAAGGCGGTTCAACACTGAAGTGGACCTT ATGCTGAACGAGAGAGTTAGAAGAAAAGTGGAACTTGATGTGACAAGCAGCCGTCCAACATTCATGATCAACCCACAG GCTGAGGCACCTGACTGGAGGGTGGAGCCTGCCCCAAGGAGGCTACAAGACCGCAGGCTGGACCTTGGGGACGTGTCCCCTGCCAACACGGAGCATTTTGTGGCTGCTCTGAAGTGCAAGGTTAATGGTATCCAGACAGACTTTGATGATGGTCACTGCCCGACATGGTCGGCCCAGCTCCGGGGCCTCTACAACGTGTACAAGGCAGTGTATGGCTTGTTCCCAGACATTGGGGACATTGGCAGCCTGCCGGTGCTGATGCTGCGGCCCCGGGCCTGGAACATGATTGAACACAACATACTG GTGGATGGGCGGGAGGTGCCCGGCCCTCTGTTTGACTTTGGCCTGCTGATGTTCCACTGTGCAGGACGGCTCATTCAGGCTGAGAGTGGACCCTACTTCTACCTGTCGAAGGTGGAGGGTGCTAATGAGGCACACCTGTGGGACAAGATCTTCTGTTGGGCTCAGGATCAGCTTGACATTCCTAGAG GAACCATCAAGTCATGCGTGTTGATAGAGAACGTCCTCGCTTCCTTTGAGATGGAGGCAATACTGTACGAACTCCGCCATCACTCCATCGGCCTCAACTGTGGCATCTGGGACTACTCTGCTTCCTTCGTTAACAAGTtcg GTCACCGAGATGACTTTGTGCTGCCAGACAGGAACAAGTACGTGAACATGCAGCGCCACTTTCTCCGCTCATACATGGACCTGGTCGTGCACACCTGCCACAAAAGGGGAGCCCACGCCACAGGGGGAATGGCTGCCACTATGCTCGAGTCCAA ggATTCATTCCTGGTGAGTCAGGTGACGGCGGCCAAGCTGAGGGAGTTGATGGCCGGCGTAGATGGGTTCATGGTGTACGACTTGCGTCTGGTGCCTGTCATGCTCAAG CTTTATAGAAACTTTGGATTCATCAACCAAATTGATCATTTGAGAGACGATGTGAAGGTGACTCCACCTGACCTTCTACAGAtgcctgcag GAGGTGTCACCCTGGAGGGCCTCAAGCACAACGTGGCGGTGGGTGTCCTGTTCATCGCGGCGTGGCTCCGAGGACAGGGCCACTATATATATAAGGGAGCCGTAGAAGACTCAGCCACTGCAGAGATCTCCAGGTCCCAAGTGTGGCAGTGGATCAGACACAGG GCCACACTGGAAGTCAGCGGACAGGTGATCACCCGCAAGTTGGTCCAGACCCTCATCAAGGAATTCACTGACTCTGCAGACACTGAGATAGCACCAGACGATGCAGCAAGGGCACGGCTGTCTGTGGCTGCCGAGATTTTTGAGGAAGTGGTGACCAAGAGGGACTTCCCTGAGTTCCTGACGACTTATCTCAACCAGGACCACACCTTCAGGGCACACCAGAAGCTCTCCTGTTAA